The Terrirubrum flagellatum nucleotide sequence ACGACGCGCATGCGATCCGGCCGCAGCGCATAAAGCTCGCGTGGCGCATCCCCGATCAGCACGCTCTCGACATAGGCGTTGCCGGCGACGAGCAGATGCGAGGTCAGCGCCTCGATGAAGGCCGCGCCGGCGTCACGCGCATTGGGCGCCGCCATCAGCGAGAGGAACGGATGCTCGTCGAGCTCGCGCCGCCCATCAAACAGCAGCACAGGCGCGGCGGCGACCGCTTCCGCCACCAGCCGCACGCAGCGAAAGGCGATCGCATTGCGCTGATAGCCCTCGCGCGCCAGCGCGGCATAATCGCGCGGCGTCCAGCGCGGCCGGCCGTGATCGTAGAAGGCGATCAGCGGCGCAGTCCGCGACTCCTTGATCTCCGGCGCGCGGCCGCGCGCGAACCATCTTTGAAAGAGAGACGCCATCGATCACCGGATCCATTTCATCGATCGTCTCGCCGCGGTTGAGCGCATGCGAGGAGAAGCCTATGCTTCGATTCAAGAATTCACTTGCGAGGAACGCGCATGCCCACGAAGGACAGGCTCAGAGATTTCATCGCCGCGGTCGAAAGCGGCGACCATGTTGGCGCCATCGAACGATTTTATCATGACGACGCCTCCATGCAGGAGAACCAGAACCCGCCGCATGTCGGCCGGCTCAATCTGATGGAGCGCGAGCGGCAGGCGCTGGCGAAATTCAAGATGAAGACGCATCCGGCGAAACATGCGCTGCTCGATGGCGATCTCGTCGTCATCAACTGGATCTTCGAGATGACAGACGAGGAAGGCCGCATGAAGCGACTCGAAGAACTCTCCATCCAGGAATGGCGCGGCGACAAGGTCTATCGCGAACAATTCTATTACGATCCGCAGCAGCTCAAGACCTTCATCACACCGTCCTGATCCGCGGCCCTGAGCGCTCGTCGCGCATCAGCGCCGATGCCGCCCAGACAAACGCGTCGAGCCGATCGGGCGAACGGCCGGATGAAAGTCCGGCGGCGGAGAAATCGCACATCTCGTCCTCCAGCGCGGGAAAGGCGCCGACAAAACGGATGCGCCCCTGTTCCATCGCCTGCGCGACAGGCTCGGCGCGCAGATATTTTCCGCGCGTCGCGCGCACCGGCGTCACGGGAACGCCGGCGTCGGCTTCGCGCAGCACCGCCATCACCATCTCGCCGCCCTGGTTGATCTCGGCGACAACAGCGTCGGCTTCGAGCCTGCGATAGAGCGACAGCGCGCGCTCCGCCCATTCGGATGGACGCACGCGTTGCGCGGTCTCATCCGCCAGCACGAAAATATGTCCCTGCGCATCGACGCCGGCGGCGACAATGCCGCAGGCGTCGGCGCGCTTGCCCGACGACGCCGGCGGATCGACCGCCACCACGATACGCGCCAGCGACGGCGCCGCGTCGATGCGCGAACGCTCGATCATCTCGCGCGAGAACAGCGCGCCCTCGCACTCCTCGATCATCTCGCCGTCCAGTTCCTGCCGGCCGAGGCGCGTGCCGACATAGCGCGACACCACAGCATCGAGAAAGGCCGGCGCGAGAAACCATTGATTGGCGCTGGTTTTCGCGCGAGTCAGCGCAACGCGCGGATCGCTCATCAATTTCTTCAGCAGCGGGATCGGCCGCGGCGTCGTGGTGACCATCTCGCGCGGCTTGTCTCCGAGGCGAAGCCCGAACTGCAGATTGTCCCAGGCCGCGTCGGCGTAACGCCATTTCGCCAGCTCATCGGCCCAGGCCGCCGCGAATTGCGGCCCGCGCAACTGATCGGGATCCTCCGCGGAAAAACATTGCGCCACGGCGCCATTCGGCCAGACGAGGCGGCGGCGCGTCGCTTCGTAAGCGGGGCGCTGATCCCGCGCATGGATTGCGCGCAGGCCCGAGACGCCGTCGATCATCACCTCGCGCACATCGGCGGCCGTCTCGCCCACAAGCGCGATCGGAGATGCCGGCCTTTCCGCGAAAGGCGGCAAGCCCAGCGCCAGCGCCTTCACCCATTCGGCGCCGGCGCGCGTCTTGCCCGCGCCGCGCCCGCCGAGCATCAGCCAGA carries:
- a CDS encoding nuclear transport factor 2 family protein, with the translated sequence MPTKDRLRDFIAAVESGDHVGAIERFYHDDASMQENQNPPHVGRLNLMERERQALAKFKMKTHPAKHALLDGDLVVINWIFEMTDEEGRMKRLEELSIQEWRGDKVYREQFYYDPQQLKTFITPS
- a CDS encoding DNA-packaging protein; translation: MPLCLKTALSRSWAFQGRDDQLPPEGDWTIWLMLGGRGAGKTRAGAEWVKALALGLPPFAERPASPIALVGETAADVREVMIDGVSGLRAIHARDQRPAYEATRRRLVWPNGAVAQCFSAEDPDQLRGPQFAAAWADELAKWRYADAAWDNLQFGLRLGDKPREMVTTTPRPIPLLKKLMSDPRVALTRAKTSANQWFLAPAFLDAVVSRYVGTRLGRQELDGEMIEECEGALFSREMIERSRIDAAPSLARIVVAVDPPASSGKRADACGIVAAGVDAQGHIFVLADETAQRVRPSEWAERALSLYRRLEADAVVAEINQGGEMVMAVLREADAGVPVTPVRATRGKYLRAEPVAQAMEQGRIRFVGAFPALEDEMCDFSAAGLSSGRSPDRLDAFVWAASALMRDERSGPRIRTV